The Coffea arabica cultivar ET-39 chromosome 10e, Coffea Arabica ET-39 HiFi, whole genome shotgun sequence region aagtgaatagtttatcaattaattttggagcaagttttgcctagaaaattcagtgtcacttaattaatttagatgttcagttttttgttatcaaacggtctgaatatgttaagatctgaatccattaattttaagtgctaaattgggttatcaaacaagGTCTAAGTTTCCATATAACGAGATTCAAATAAGTTCTACCATTATTGAATCACATGATTATATTGATATAATGGATAATTTTCCTTAAATGCATAAAACAAGCTATTAGTATCTTTCTTAAAGTTGACTTTTCAAGCGTGATGCTATTATACTACGTATTTAACATCACTTCTATGTCTCATCAAAGCTTTTTTTGGTAAAATATCTCAATGTAAAAATGATGTTAACCTCAAAATGCTTGTTTAGATTTTTGAAATTGGTGATTAACATCATTTCCACGTCTCATCCAAGCTTGTTTTGCTAAAATATCTAACACTAATAATGGTATTAAATTCTCAATACTTGTTTACACTTTCTAATACATGTACAAGTGATATTTGGTATCAATTTAAATCGGTGTTGGAGTCAAGATTTTTGGATAGAAAGGCAAAGTTATAAGTGTAGGAAATTAGTTTTTTGATTAgtgcaattttgaaaattatgaaATGTAcgttagtttttcttttttgacttaagatttagtcttgacatctaaaaaatttaaaataaaatacttgaaaccaaaatgctataagatCAAGTTGCTTATGGCCAAGATGATTTTAAccaaacaataataaaaatcaaGCCCAACAAACCAAAGAATGAGTGTTGTATAACCAATATGGGAAAAGTATGCCATGGCatatcaaattttacatatatgCATATTTACTCATGTCTCTCtctatcttctcttttttagCATTGtactaaaaaaagaagaaatatatgaAATTGCTATACAGTTTAATACCAAATTGTAAACAATAAACTTATTGCAAAGTTAGTCAATTAGTTAAAAATATTCATTTTGCATGCTTATAAAGAGATATTTTTGGAGacaatatctaaaaatttaagAAGATAATATACGACAATAAAGTATTTAATAAGAAGTTTATTTTTTATACCATTTAAATAAATGCCAATTTATAAATATTCAAAAAGAGTGGATGAGGGCAAATGTTAGTATCTTTCCAAAGACAAAAGTTAGCTGGAGAGAGGcactgaaaattttctttaaaaaaagtaGTTCTAAATGAAAATTCTCAATATTACTCTAGGGTTAAGAGGATTTTGCCAAAATTTTGAGGGAGAGAAGTGGCTGCCCTACTGTATCCCTGTCTATCTATTAGTAATATTGTAACTCACTACATCCACGACTAAGTTTTCCAACTAGCATCTTTATAAggtaatggtttttttttttttttgttgcagttTTTGTACTTTTTTCATTGCACAGTAATGGTCTTTGTTAATATGTTTATAAGGTAATAAAAGTTTAAATTGAGCTTGGAcaaataaaatgtaaaaatagTTTAAGACCTTGTTGCTAATTATATGCGAGATAAGAATATATAAGAAACTGCTAGcaaagaacaaaacaaaattgtcaaatataaatttttaatcTAAAAGTTTTTATCTGTAATTTTCCTAAAGAAACTGAGTTCAGGAACTGGATACATATGCTAAAATTTGATTAGAGAACATTAGTTCTTAGAAAAATATGCTAAACCAAACATGCATAAGTAGAGAAAAGATAACTTATTCAATACAGTTTTGCGTTTTCCACACAAAATTGTTCCAAGTAAAGATATTGCATTTCTATAAATGAATTCAAGAGATTAATACAATTTGTTGCTTaattaacaaaaaatgaaacaaatttcTTAACGCGGTTGGCATTATTCCAAAATTGGTCAAGTAAGGATACAAATAGTACAGCTTAAACCTTTGTTTACCTTCCATATAATACAAATGCAAAGCACTAAGAAATGGCCAGCCAAGTTCTTATCATCAAATCTTTTCTGGGGAGCTTTATCCATACGGTCTATATAAACCCCAGTAATCGGTACATAATTTTACCACAGACTCAACCAAATACCAACCcaaagggaaaacaaaaaagaaaaagaaatgaagcaagaaactGTAGTTATCATAGTTGGAGGTGGCCCTGCTGGCCTTGCAACTTCAGCGTGCCTAAATGTACGTGGCATTCCCAATATTGTTCTAGAACGAGAAGATTGCAGTGCTTCTCTTTGGAAAAAACGAACTTATGGTCGTTTGAAACTCCATTTGGCCAAGCAATTTTGCCAACTTCCTCACTTGTCATTTCCTTCTGATGCACCAACTTTTGTACCCAAAGATGGCTTCATCCAATATTTGGATGACTACACTTCCCATTTTAACATTAATCCCATTTATTGTAGGCTTGTTGAGTCTGCATCTTTTGATGTTACTGATGAAAAATGGCTTGTTTTGGCCAAAAACGCACTGTCTGGGGCAATAGAAAATTATGTTGCAAAATTTCTAGTTGTTGCCACGGGCGAAAATAGTCAAGGGTTGATACCAGAAATTTCAGGTCTTGATAGTTTTGGCGGTGTGGCCATGCATTCTAGCCATTATGACAATGGCCAGAATTTTTGTGACAAAGATGTGTTAGTTGTTGGTTCAGGAAACTCTGGGATGGAAATAGCCTATGATTTAGCAGACTGGGATGCTAAGACCTCAATTGTGATTCGTAGCCCGGAAAAAACTTTTAATATTTGTGTTGTATTCTCTTTTGCTCTCTCATGATCTTATCATCAACTCTCatgattttctaaaatttttacttttcatatttatttttctaatctTTTGCTCTGTCATGATCTCCATAAAAGACATAGATCAAGACGCAAATTCATGGACAGAGGGATTCTAGAGTTCATTCCACTATAGTCGATCAGCATGATCATTTCCAGTAGAAGGGTCTGTGTTTCTTGCAATCTAAGGCATGTTCTTTTTTTCTGTCCACAGACataaattttacatttctaaTTTCAGGTTCATGTTCTAACCAAGGAAATGGTGCGATTTGGAATGAAACTGTTGAAATTCATTCCTTGTGATCTAGTGGATAGCACTGTAGTCATGCTTAGCAAGTTCCTGCATGGAAACCTTGCTAAATATGGGCTTGAAAGGCCAGACAAGGGACCTTTTCTTCTAAAAAATATGACAGGACAATCTCCTGTCATAGATGTTGGGACTTTGAAAATGATCAAAAGTGGAAAAATTCAGGTAGACAACCTAGACATACTCATGGcatccttccttttttttttttttttttgtcaagatGAAATAAAACTCGATATAAGACATTCACTACTGTTTCTTGTCAGGTTCTACCGGCAGTGAAGAGGGTTGATGGAGATTATGTTGAATTTTCAAATGgcattaagaaaaattttgatgcCAAAGTTTTTGCTACTGGCTACAAAAGCACAGTTAGAACATGGTTAAAGGTACTTGAAATGAAACCTGTATTATTCATTTAACTTTACTTGGAATTAATTACCAGTATTACTGATTATCCTTTTATGATATTTAATGAAGGATGAAACTAGCCTTTTCAATGAAGACGGAATGCCCCAGAAAAGCAGACCCAATCACTGGAAGGGAGATGATGGATTGTATTGTGCAGGATTCTCAAGCTCTGGACTGTTTGGAATATCTAAAGATGCCATGAACATAGCTGAAGATATCAATTTCATGccagggaaagaaaagaattaaaagcTGAAGTATATTGAAGAAATATaacaatatcacttgatgaTACTATTTTATATACCCGGACATGCAATGAATCATATTGTATTGGTGCCATTAGTGGCAAGCTACCTATCACTTATTACCATGAATAATGAAATTCCTATTCATATCAAAGTTTTGTTCTTGGTCGTCTGTACTTGCATTTTGATCAAATAATCTTTTTAATTAATGAATACTTAGTTTTACTAGAATTAACTAATTTATTTTCACTCTTATTCCCTCGCTACAACACTCTCCTTACTcgtcaaatcaagaaattaaacGGCTAATTATTGAAAAGTATCAAACAATCAAATCACACCGCTGAAGAAAATATTAAGCCTCTCGAATTTCTCAGATATTGCAGGCAAAAAATGAGTGAAAATGACAATCCATGCTTacaccaaaaaaggaaaaaaaaaaaaaagaaaagaaaacccctTAGTAACATATACATGCATGGATGTTACTTTAATCTCTATTATTTTCCCACTATCATCTAGTAACAAAAGAAGAATGCTAAAGGGGTAAAAGGCTTATTCATATGTTTGGGAAAACTTGGAAAAATAAACGCTGACAAGACGAGCAAGAAAAATTGCAAATGAAAGTAAATTGGTTATAGGAATTCAatgaaatccaaaaaaaaaaaaatctttttgtaATTGTCCTCTTCTTCTTGTTCATCTCATTTTTCTGTTAATCTATTTTCTTCTTGGCTCAGGTTGGCTGAGTGTGCAGACTTTTAAATTAACAATCAAAGGTGAGTCAAATTGATGTTTCTTGAAATGCTTAGCTAATAAAGCACGCTAATCAGGCAGCAGGTAAGCATTTGAGCCGTCCAAGTTGGAACATTTACATACCAAAGTGCTATTAAGCCTGAAGTTTGACCTAATCTAGGAACTAATGCATATTGATCATAAAGCTTTTCTTTTAGATTATGTTTGGTATGCTatcatttatatttttctaGCTTTCCTTTTATCCTAATCAATTCCTAATTCATGTAACTAGATAGGTTATATATAGGAAAACTTCAGCAACGTTATGTGAATTGATAGGATTTTTCTAGTTCACTTCTTAATGTTTGGGAAGAGGTTCAATTATTTAAGTTCTTAATTAACCTATCAGTACTCTACCAAAATGTGGTACACACCAGCTCCAAGTTCCCTCAATCAATGacaatttgattttgatgggCCGACCAATGAgacaaaaataataaacaaactaagccaatgacaggttgtcgatgcttgtgcaataataaaaataaacctagtTGCCAATTAAAATAGTCAAAACCCAATTctgagtactggagcagggactctaggtatgcaatgggttacttgatt contains the following coding sequences:
- the LOC113711549 gene encoding probable indole-3-pyruvate monooxygenase YUCCA11; protein product: MKQETVVIIVGGGPAGLATSACLNVRGIPNIVLEREDCSASLWKKRTYGRLKLHLAKQFCQLPHLSFPSDAPTFVPKDGFIQYLDDYTSHFNINPIYCRLVESASFDVTDEKWLVLAKNALSGAIENYVAKFLVVATGENSQGLIPEISGLDSFGGVAMHSSHYDNGQNFCDKDVLVVGSGNSGMEIAYDLADWDAKTSIVIRSPEKTFNICVHVLTKEMVRFGMKLLKFIPCDLVDSTVVMLSKFLHGNLAKYGLERPDKGPFLLKNMTGQSPVIDVGTLKMIKSGKIQVLPAVKRVDGDYVEFSNGIKKNFDAKVFATGYKSTVRTWLKDETSLFNEDGMPQKSRPNHWKGDDGLYCAGFSSSGLFGISKDAMNIAEDINFMPGKEKN